GACAAACACCTGAAGGGTTAACACCAGTAACAAAGCGAATAAATCAGGGATGAGCATATGAAACTGCTACCTTTAGATAAACTAGGAGCAAGAGAAGCCGGTGGTATTGTTGAGTTTGGAGTTTTTCTTCCTTGGGTGTCTAAAAAGGACGGGAATCGGCTATGGGTGAAAGTAATTCACGAAAAAGACCAATTTTTGCAAATTACGCAGCCACTAATATTTGAGTTAGACCATTCTATTGACCCAGAATATGGTGATTATTGGTCAACTCAGATAAACATTAACAGTCAACCAAAACCACACCCCAAATCTGCATGGGGAGAACCAGGTAAATATGTTTACCGCTATTTTCTTCAGAATCCGAATAAGGGAGAAATCGATTGGATTGTTGACCCGTTTGCTAGAGAATTTGGTATAGGCAAATTATCAGCCTTTACAATGGGATATGAAGCATATCAATGGAGTCAGCAAGAAAATATCTGGAAAACTCCTGCGTTAAAAGATTTGGTGATCTACGAATTAATGATCAATGAATTCGCCGGAGATATTGAGAGAACAATAGAGCGCTTTGGGTATCTGGCAGATTTGGGAGTTAACTGTCTGGAAATTATGCCCCTTTCTAACGTAGCATTAACAGTAGATTGGGGCTTTTTGCCGATTGGCTATTTTGGTGTGGATGAGCGCTTTGGCAAAAGAAAAGATTTGCAAAAATTAATTGATGCTGCACATCAAAACAACATTGCTCTAATTGTCGATGCCGTTTATGGACACACCAGTGATCAGTTTACATACTCTTATCTTTATCGGCAATTAGGCTATCGAGAAAACCCTTTTATGGGGACATTTGCTAAAGATTATTTTGGTGAAAGTACAGATTATAACCGCAAGTTTACCCAAGATTTTTTCTATACAGTTAACTATCACTGGTTGGCTGTTTATCATGTCGATGGCTTTCGCTATGACTGCGTACCCAATTACTGGGACGGTTCTACAGGAGTTGGTTACGCTAACTTAGTGTTTAACACTTATAAAACCGTCAAAGAAAAAAGCACTTCTGGGGATTACTGGCAGAAATTTTTTAACAATAACACCATCAATTTGATTCAGTGTGCTGAACAATTAGAAGGACCAAAAGGGATTTTGGCACAGACTTATACCAACAGTACCTGGCAAAATGAAACATTAGGTGCAGCCCAAAGTGTAGCTGCTGGAAACAAAGGTGATTTAGCTAATCTGGGCTTTAAATTTGGTTTGGATGGCTATCCGTCAGAGATTACAGTCAATGACGATAAAATAGCCAAAACAGCATTGCAATATATTGAGAATCACGACCATTCTCGCTTTGTTTGCAATTTTGGCAAAAATACTCGCGATAATGATTTATTACAAGAAGGTAATCGTGATTTGTGGTATAAAGTCCAGCCATATCTCATTGGGATTTTAACTTGCAAAGGTATTCCCATGTTATGGCAAGGTCAGGAATTTGGGGAAAACTATTATCTCCCAGAACAAGGTTTTGGGCGAGTAATGTTGCTGCGACCTGTACGATGGGATTATTTTTATGATCCTATTGGTCAAAGG
The Gloeotrichia echinulata CP02 DNA segment above includes these coding regions:
- a CDS encoding alpha-amylase family glycosyl hydrolase gives rise to the protein MKLLPLDKLGAREAGGIVEFGVFLPWVSKKDGNRLWVKVIHEKDQFLQITQPLIFELDHSIDPEYGDYWSTQININSQPKPHPKSAWGEPGKYVYRYFLQNPNKGEIDWIVDPFAREFGIGKLSAFTMGYEAYQWSQQENIWKTPALKDLVIYELMINEFAGDIERTIERFGYLADLGVNCLEIMPLSNVALTVDWGFLPIGYFGVDERFGKRKDLQKLIDAAHQNNIALIVDAVYGHTSDQFTYSYLYRQLGYRENPFMGTFAKDYFGESTDYNRKFTQDFFYTVNYHWLAVYHVDGFRYDCVPNYWDGSTGVGYANLVFNTYKTVKEKSTSGDYWQKFFNNNTINLIQCAEQLEGPKGILAQTYTNSTWQNETLGAAQSVAAGNKGDLANLGFKFGLDGYPSEITVNDDKIAKTALQYIENHDHSRFVCNFGKNTRDNDLLQEGNRDLWYKVQPYLIGILTCKGIPMLWQGQEFGENYYLPEQGFGRVMLLRPVRWDYFYDPIGQRVISLVRKLIKLRRQQSQFTEGNHFFYNNYDRYQSKNVLLFSRQHANKFTLVALNFGNSDQSVPFWFPIAGDYQDELDGQNNLIGVPSWTEYWVNIPSNYGRIWTVKN